Genomic segment of Arachis hypogaea cultivar Tifrunner chromosome 11, arahy.Tifrunner.gnm2.J5K5, whole genome shotgun sequence:
ATgccataaataaaaaatgttggaaaaattttaaaaaatttctaaaaaaaaaattctataaataaatagaaatattGTAGTGATGGCATgtgaaaaaaaaaggtaaaaaacaatcccattttaaaaattctacttttttttttggtcagtagattggacaacccccaatcctaAGTACCCCAAtagattggacaacccccaaCCTTAGGTACATAACACACCCACACACTCCTCACACATTTACCACCTTTTTCCTCAATTGTAATCTCTAAGATTTAAACCCTAGACCTTTGAGGTGGGAAAGGGGAGATATGACATGTGAGCTAAGGCTCATTGGCTAAAAATTCTACTTTATTCTTTCTTTCGTCATTTCTTTTTGTCTATGCCCATATTGCCATGACTGACATGCCTCCTGCTCCGAGCATAACGAAAACATAAGAACAAATTTGAAGTTTCACTCTACTTTGAAGCTTTGGGCCCATAAAATCAGTGGCCAATAATTCTACTAATGCCATGTAATTGAGAAGCCCTGCAGacacagcattcaaaacaccttCCACTATGAGTGAGGCTGGACTTGTCTCAGTGTATACCTTTGACAAAGCTATCCCCAATGCAATTCCAAATGGAGTTGTCACGGAAAAGAAGAATATCATAATAGACTTTATCTTCATCCCATACTCTGCCTGTTACCAAAAAAGATAATGGAAAAGAATTAGATGGatatctatttatatattaaattattcttAGTTACATTTTTTTTCACGTAAAGCTGAATATCACTTGTGAGTAAATCATAATTTgatctcaaataatttaatatttgacaaaataatctttaaaagaaagaaataaaattgaGCTTGGAAAAATTGTCTCAATTTGATAAACTacagtatttttttataatgggCAAACAATTTAtacatttgaattttttttgttataacatgtagaaattgttacaaaaaaacttACCTAACATTCAATATATAGAGTATTTTCTTAGTATTTATGTTTTTACcaaaatgatttcaaaaagaatttacttaaaataaaattattaaatttaaaacctAGAAGATCTATTTTCTAAGCATACATTTCGACCTCTAGAGttttttttagtatgctttttTATTCTGAGTATATTTTGCAAATTAAGATTATTTTTGGAGAATCAAAATGTTATTTCATTCGTTTAAAAgtcattttgttaaaaaataaaaattttcagaaTCCAAAATGGTAGTTCACTCTTATCATAATTATTATCTCAATAAATGTTACACTTTTAGATATTTTTCCTTTATTATTCTTTATTCTTTGAATACCATAAAAACTGACAACAGTATAACCCGACTGTTAAATGACTAGGATTAAGTGCATGTTtaggcgccattattttgttaaaaaaagatattttttcaataaaaaaagatctttttttattttttaacgtgtttggcaaatttctagtagtaaaagtaaaagcactagtaaaatcaaaaaaagatcttttttgagaagctgtaatttacatctttttttaaaaaatcttttttccttaaaaaaagatatttttcatgtaataaataaacaaaaaagtacttttatattgttatacccaaacataattgattgataaaaagacctttttacatgagatatccaaacataaaattacttttacttctccataagatcttttaaaaaaagataactcgaaaaaagatcttttttaaaaagctcacccaaacaagccctaagcCATTCAAATATAAGCATCAATATATTTTACCACTTTTAACATATTAATTAAATCATTTTTAGTGTTTTATATTTACTTTTAGAGaactgtaaaaaataaaatatgtaacaataaaaaaattttgttttcattattctcaatttttcacttttaaaattgtaaaactagaaaatacaataaatgaaAATAGAGAGACAAAAAAAGATATCATTCTTACAAAATAAACAAACATTGGTGGCAatatttaatatctttttttttaattatacatttACACAAAGACATGATTGAACTaagttattaagaaaagaaatattggtaaatattaaaattaatggaATAcgtgaaaaaatattaatataattttgttaaatatgttCAATTTTTTGTAACCTTAAAATTCTCTaattattttcttagtttatgtataaatttaaaaaatagaaaattattttagaaaaaaaatgagttattattattattattattattattattattattattattattattattattattattgtcgtcGTTAGGAGAATGACTAGGAACTAACTTTTCTAACTATTTCATTAGTTCATTATTAGTagtaagaaaataatttttttaacataagaaaatataatatatatcggTGATCAGCAAATTAAACCTGAAGTATGCAGCCTCCTAAACCCATTCCCTCAAAGAATTGATGGAAGCAAAGTGCTATAATGAGAGGCCTAATTGTGCATGGATTATCTGAAGCTCCCATCCCTAAACCAATCACCACTGAGTGCACCACAATCCCTAGCTCCAACACCTGCATACATTTTATATACACACAATTACATCTCACAATTCATACAccaaacaataaataataaacataacccACAAGCTCGAAATTCACcaccaacaacaataataaaacgaAGATTAGTAGTGCTACATGCATATAACAAAAACAtgataatataacaaaaaatattacttGTCACTTATAAACAAAATATGATGttgttttattattgttatcacgtttataatatttttgaaaatttatttatcattcatatttatcGGGGTTCTTTTTTTGTTAATGGTATAAGCTTTCTACTACTATTTTGGTAGTTTACCAACTAAGATAACTAACCTGAGCGATAACACGATAGCGTAGCAACTGTTCTGCACTGACAACTTTCATGTTTCCATTTCCGTGTTCAATCACATCACCGTGAGTGTGACTGTGACTAAGCAATTCCAATTCTTTATTCACTTTATTGCAGCAACCACCATCAACTTCAATGTTCTTCTCGGGAAGATCACTAGTAGTAGTAGAAGAAGCAGCAGGGATTCTCTTCTTAAAGAAACTGTTGGAGAAAGAGTCCACCATGAGGGTGAAAACAGCGGAAAACATAGCGATAAATGTAGTGAATGGGAACTTGTGCCACGGATTTTCCGGCAAGCAGTCCGACATGAGGTCATTGAATGAGTCCGGCAATACGTGCATGTAACCGGTGGCGAGGATGACACCGGAGGAAAATGACTTCACTAACGCAAAAAGGTCACGGTCTGGGTGAATCGCCGGCACAACGCGTGAGAGCATCGGCAGCGTTACGCCGATCATGCTCATCGCTAGAATTGCAAGTATTGCTATTATCTTATACTTGAGCGCCTCACTCCGGTTGTGACATGCTCCTTGGTGGTTCGAGGAGCATTTCTCCGCCGAGGCAACTGGGCAAGTTGTGATTGCAAGgaaggaaataataataataatcttgtaGAGGAGGTTTGAATTCATTGGTGTAGTAGCCATGATTGTAAGTGAGAGAATGAGGGTTAGAAATTATGAGTTGTTATGCCTGTTAATATAGTGCTTTGGTTTGGCGAAACTTTAGATTGACCAATTTGTGAATCTAGGTTTAAAAAATGGGAATTACTCTAATATAGTGTATCTGTTGTCGTCTGTTTGAGACTTTGAGGGGGTATTTTGACCAAATTTTTAGGAGTGAGGTTGATGAACTGCGGCGTGTGAATAATAATCCCGTTactttcttcacctttttttgAAGGGAAAAAGCAGTTAGCTTCTTTAGAGCTTCAATCTTTTGTTCAACTAATTTTCTTCTCTACAATCGCGCAGAATTGATTTTGTTCATAAAACCACGTTTACAATAAGCAATAATTTCTAGCTTCTCCGTTGGACTAACGTGCTTTTAGCCACTACctttaacatttatttttcttttaccaactttatcctttatacaTGTTATtgcattatttataaaattcttattatttctctctatatgaattctttttttattatttattatttatattttttattaatttttttatttgacattatatatttttatagttataatttttgtgtattatatttattattatctttttataatagaatttattgatcccattaggtaaaataaattaaacaaaaaaattaactataaataataataatagttaaaaattataacgtactaaaaaagagtattaaaaatatactatataaaaaacataagaaaaaagtataaaaaagaaaattaaacatgtataaaaaaaatattataatttaatgtcatgTCCTTTTaagtaattatctatctaaaagtgattttaactaatattatccaaataatatttattttatcaaaattaattttagtaaagaaTTTGCCAAACACAAATCATGTTGACACAAACTTACTTCtacccaaaatcaattctataaaatCATTTTTATTCAAACTCTAATTTGACAAACTACAATCCAAACACATACGGGGTAGTGACGTGGCAATCCACTTGAAACAATATTAGTAATAGAAAATGCTAATTGTACAACAAAATTCAATCTTTGGTAAGCCtttaatgttatttaattattttttaattaaaatatattcccATTTTTTAAATAcacattaataattaaaatcaatttaaattttaaaaactaaaatttctctaacttcttacTCACTTCAGAGTTAGTTATTGTTTCCTTCTTCTACGTTCCTATTATCACCAACAACAAGATACCCAAAACTAACATTACTCACTTCAGAGTCCGTTATTATTTCCTTCTTTTACGTTCCTATTATCACCAACAACCAGATACCCAAAACTAACATTCATCACGCCACCCTTAGCCAGTCCAGTTAGCCTAAAACTCGTAATCCACTTTTCGGAGCTCTTCTCCTCCTCAAGCTTCTCCGGCATAAAAGGAAGCAGCCTCGTGAGGTCGACGCGGTGAAAGTCTCTTCAAGTCCATTCAAAGACAAAGTTGCTCCATTTCTCCCAGTAAATATACtactttaaatttatattttattattattattattctttatccCATTGTTTATGTgattatctattttatatttttctttaattattttatccGTATGTTAAGAAATATCATGATCAACATCtttaattatgtttaaaaataaacataataatctattttatttaattggaaCTAGATTgatcttatttgattttaataatagacttggtataaataaaataattcatacttaattagtttgattaaaaatgcacaaaaaattaaaagtttaagtAAGAAGATGTAGATTGTATGTtcataaaaatttgttttttttttcaaatgaaaaCACATCTAAACGTACGatgttatatataaattatttttgaaacacatccaaaatcataaattctAACATTTAAATATAAACGCTAAAAATACAATTAATCTTTTGATATTTGATTTGATAAAATGcatctaatatttattattttattattagttgaattttttctacttatttgaacattaacgttttaaaaattattaaaatcaataattaagtCAAATTTTTAGAtgttatgaataaaaatatatctaacatgTATTATCGTAGTATtagttgaaatttttattatttatttgagcattagtatttattcattttaattttttaatatatttataattaaatatattaaatttgaaacagaaatttaagatttaaattttaaatgtcagttttatttagtttgtattttaaatgtgtatttaattttaaaaagacattaaatctattcataatttttagatgtgtttgttttattttttttataaattattgtaataaaagacTGAATATTGTACCATTTTTAAATGATACCTAGTTGAATTAAATTAATATCTCTTGTACGGAGAATTGGATTGTGAAATATAAGGTAGTGTTGGTGGGTATGTGTatgtgctcttttttttttttttggctatcttgatttatttttaatagtttttaaggAAAGTAGAATAGGGTGTGCAAAATATCAAAGGTATATACAAAAACTGATTGCGAcgtgatgataataataatttttaggtaaattataaaaaatgtattcagaataattttgtttttgataaaaatGTATTCGAATTTTATTatctacaaaaatatttttaaattctaaaatatatatttaaaagttaATTAAAATATCTATTTTGAATTGTTATTGTCTCGTCACAAAATTAtaatagaaacaaaaattaataatttaaaaaaataaaaaagacataaTACCTCTTTATAgttaagtttaaaaaaaaagtaaaatatattctaattattttaaaaggatagaaatatttttttaggattagagtggtttgatttttaaaaaataaaaaattcatatttaaatttgaaaaagataaaattatccCTTGaagatttagtttaaaattttaaaatatccatttaaaatttattactaaaaTCATTTACTGTTTGAGTAcattaaattaaattcttaatttatttataattataatgttatttgTATAAGGGTGACATAGTCTCGTGTTAATGTGAAATTACTAATTACTCTATAGTACTTACCATAGATATGAGAACCATATCATACAATAGGATATGCCGGTTGTCGCGTATATCCAATCTAAGAAATTTTCAATTTCCAGATTTCTTTCTCAATTCCGCCGTATTTTGTCCTCTTTCATAGTCTCTCGGCTCTCACCCTCAACACTCATCCCAGAAAACTCTTATTAGCTTACAAATAGAGAGTTTCTAAGGTGGAAAATGTTTATTCAGGAGCTCTAAGTtctatagtatatttttattaaaaatgctGGTTGTCTAAagtcttttaataattaaatttaatcaagttgtttaaaaataaaaattcgtgttactttctctttttcttaacGATcgcccatttcttcttcttcttcttgatgttATTGTTAATGTTGTCCTTAAGAAAAGGATTAAGTGATAACATAAGATCAGCATATAGTATATGAAACTCAGCAATTTGAATAATCATCTTCGTTAACACAGGAACACAATGGAAAATGAAGGTGAAATACTTACCGAATGTTCCCAAGTAAAGATCTTTGTTTCCGGCAACTCGACCAATTCTTGCTTGCCACCTCCCTTGTTGGTGATGCCTGCAGGATTAATCGGAAACAAGCATAAGATATAAGACCAAAGTACACGAGAAAAGATGAGTACATGTATTATTCTCTACAATGATATCGAATGAAAGATGATGTTGAGTCATTTGAAATTCCATACCTTGTCACACCTCTGTATATGGAAGCTCCCCTGGAAAAGCCACTACTTTTCCTGCAAAAAAGATAGTCACGTATTTCAGTACCCACATATAAGTATAGTTATAATATAGTGTTTCAAATTTAACAGGCCAATGCA
This window contains:
- the LOC112721640 gene encoding fe(2+) transport protein 2, giving the protein MKRDLVHLWLPLQYLGEYDKEEKAARAYDLAALKYWGPTATANFPVSNYPKGLEEMKHVTKQEFIASLRRKSSGFSRGASIYRGVTRHHQQGRWQARIGRVAGNKDLYLGTFVASAEKCSSNHQGACHNRSEALKYKIIAILAILAMSMIGVTLPMLSRVVPAIHPDRDLFALVKSFSSGVILATGYMHVLPDSFNDLMSDCLPENPWHKFPFTTFIAMFSAVFTLMVDSFSNSFFKKRIPAASSTTTSDLPEKNIEVDGGCCNKVNKELELLSHSHTHGDVIEHGNGNMKVVSAEQLLRYRVIAQVLELGIVVHSVVIGLGMGASDNPCTIRPLIIALCFHQFFEGMGLGGCILQAEYGMKIKSIMIFFFSVTTPFGIALGIALSKVYTETSPASLIVEGVLNAVSAGLLNYMALVELLATDFMGPKLQSRVKLQICSYVFVMLGAGGMSVMAIWA